Proteins encoded together in one Spodoptera frugiperda isolate SF20-4 chromosome 15, AGI-APGP_CSIRO_Sfru_2.0, whole genome shotgun sequence window:
- the LOC118276047 gene encoding ubiquitin-like modifier-activating enzyme 5 codes for MSTVEELQKRVKELEAQLASVQGNAGPARQKIDVMSSEVVDSNPYSRLMALKRMGIVDNYEKIREMSVAVVGVGGVGSVTAEMLTRCGIGKLILFDYDKVELANMNRLFFQPHQAGLSKVDAAASTLQNINPDVTIDAYNYNITTVENFQKFCDTIRTGSLTGGPVNLVLSCVDNFEARMAINTACNELNQKWFESGVSENAVSGHIQFIAPGQTACFACAPPLVVASKIDEKTLKREGVCAASLPTTMGIVAGFLVQNTLKYLLEFGTVTHYLGYSALTDFFPIMALKPNPQCEDMYCRLRREEHNLRPVVEVATEVTEDSAPVHADNEWGISLVDENTPEDDDCSHLKLVDGVQVAYSVPVDNSTPESSTGGAVAASELSLEELMQQMKSM; via the exons ATGTCTACCGTGGAGGAGTTACAGAAGAGAGTGAAGGAGCTGGAAGCCCAGCTAGCCTCGGTCCAGGGGAACGCTGGCCCAGCACGCCAGAAAATTGATGTGATGTCGTCCGAAGTTGTGGATTCTAATCCATACAG TCGCCTGATGGCTCTGAAGCGTATGGGCATTGTTGACAACTATGAGAAGATCCGTGAGATGTCCGTAGCTGTGGTGGGAGTCGGAGGTGTCGGCAGTGTCACTGCTGAGATGCTCACCAGGTGTGGGATTGGAAAG TTGATCCTGTTCGACTATGACAAAGTGGAGTTGGCAAACATGAACCGGCTGTTCTTCCAGCCGCACCAGGCTGGGCTCAGCAAGGTGGATGCAGCGGCCTCCACTCTGCAGAACATCAACCCCGATGTTACCATTGATGCTTACAATTACAATATCACCACTGTTGAGAACTTCCAGAAGTTCTGTGATACtatcag GACTGGCAGTTTGACCGGCGGCCCAGTAAACTTAGTGCTGAGCTGTGTAGACAACTTCGAGGCTCGTATGGCGATCAACACAGCCTGCAATGAGCTCAACCAGAAGTGGTTCGAGTCTGGTGTCAGTGAGAATGCAGTATCTGGACATATTCAGTTCATTGCGCCAGGCCAGACTGCCTGTTTTGCT TGTGCACCACCTTTAGTAGTTGCATCTAAAATTGATGAGAAGACATTGAAGAGGGAGGGAGTTTGTGCTGCCAGCCTTCCAACGACCATGGGCATTGTGGCAGGTTTCCTAG TTCAAAACACATTGAAATATTTGCTAGAGTTTGGCACAGTCACCCATTACCTGGGATACAGCGCTTTAACAGATTTCTTCCCCATAATGGCATTGAAG CCAAATCCTCAATGCGAAGATATGTACTGCCGCCTGCGTCGGGAGGAACATAATTTGAGGCCTGTAGTGGAGGTAGCCACTGAGGTCACTGAGGACTCAGCACCAGTGCATGCTGATAATGAATGGG GAATCAGTCTAGTGGACGAGAACACACCAGAGGATGATGACTGCTCACACCTCAAATTAGTAGATGGAGTTCAg GTGGCATACAGCGTTCCCGTAGACAATAGCACTCCAGAGTCAAGTACTGGTGGCGCAGTGGCGGCCTCCGAGCTCTCTCTCGAAGAACTGATGCAGCAGATGAAGTCCATGTAA